The DNA sequence TTATCTCGCAACTATGATCGAAGAGCTGAAGGAACGAGAAATCGGATTTCGTTCGATTATTGTCGGTATCATCGATACAACAACACCTTCAGGAGAACTGATCTTTCACGTCTTCTCTGCTCTCGATCAATTCGAGCAGCGACTTATACAAGAGACAACTAAAACAGGCTTGGCTGCAGGGGATGACGATACCGCTACATCAAACGCCGCACAAGCGGTGACCGGAAACCAGCGAACCTGGAACGCGAACCGACACAAATTCCGATGCCCCAGAGCCCTTCTACTCGCATCTTAATTCGACCGGACACCTGATAATTGGTCGTTGCTATTAAAGTAACCGATTCAGGAACTGAGCGAGCGCCGGACTGTAGAGTGCCGCATCGTAATTTGATCGCGAATTCCACGCCGCTTCGCGCAATTTCGCAACCAGCGAACGGTCAGCAAGCGTCTGTGCGAGTTCGTCTGCCGTGTCGAACTCTAACAGGGGGTAATCCCTCAGGTAGCTCTTGATGGCACCATAACCCTGCCTCGGAATTGCCACGGGAACCCCCGCAGCCACGCTGGTGATTAATCGGTCGGGAATTGTCAGGTAGAAACGGTCGTCGCGTGCACATCCCTGAGTGTTATACGCGATCAGACTCGCATCAAATTCACCAATTTTGTCGATCAATTCTCGCATCGGAAGTGGTGAGAAATGGCGGCGATGCGGGTGACCATCATCCGTCTCGGGCGACCGGGCATGGTGTAAATCAATGCCCGTACCGAGGATGCTGTTCATTAACGGACGCACGTCGTCGGCCGTAGTGGCTGTGGGACTGCTCATGTCTGTTCGCCCGACGAAAATCAAACTCGGACTCGCCGCCGTGCGACGCAGTTCGCAAGTCGCCTGAAAGCTTCGAGGCCAGCAGGGAGGGATGACGACCGATGGTGGAAAGCCGGTGCGAAAGACTCGGCCACGCACATACCCCTCGGTCAGGTCCGACGGAAACACGATTCCATCCAGAAATCGGGCGGCCCTTCGCAGATAAAAGTCCTGCCGGAGAATTCCACCATGTGACAAGGCCAGAGGGTAACACAGCAGCAGTAATACCACTTTGACATCTGGACGGGCCTTTTTTATCGCCAGCAAATCAGGCAGTGGCAGTGTTCCCCAGTAGCCGATGACAATTTTTGATTGAGTTTCGTCAAGCGTGGACAGTACGGAATTCAGATATGCGGAGTCACTGGTTCCCCATATCTGATCTGTCAGTCGAGAAATTTTCGATCTCCAATTTCTCCGGTTCTTCGTGGCACTTTGGGAATCCGGTAGATTTCCAAAGCCGGCCACATGACCGTGCAGCATGGCCTGCAGGCTGTCGGTGTGTTCGCACTGCGAGTCGGTACCGAGTATTGTAACAATAGTTCGCAGTAGTGAAGAACAGCCGCTCATGAGATCACGCTGAGTTGATTTAGTGTGCGGAATACATAAACGCAGCCAAGCTCCCTTTGAATTAAAGGTTCGCCCTCCCTGTCGATTGCAATTTCTCCACCATTGCCTGCTCCTTCCATAGCCAATGCAAGATGGGTAGCAGTTTGATAGCGGGCTTCGCTCACACTAACGTTGTAGAACACGGTGGTGGCCCCGAACAACCAGCCCAGAATAAAGATTTCCAGCGCACCCACTATCATTTCCCAACGCATGATTTTCTCCCGCTCAGTCTTGCTGCTTGAGGTGTCCATCTTCACCGTGCCGGTGTCCGCGCATCATGAATAAATGGCACGAGAACATAAGAACAACAAAGACAAACATCGTCACACCTTCGCCGACGCCGAACAAAGTTAGAATTAAAATCAGCAAGAACGGCAGCACACAGCCTATCAGCATGTGGACAAAATGTTTCACAATACCTCCCCCTCGTCGGTCATTCTTGCTGAATCTTACAAGCGCAGCCGCGCTATAGGGGTGATTAAAATAGTACTTATGTCTCGGCTACTCTTTTTTCAACTTAGCGAGATATTCATCGAGATTGCTGAGCAGCTTACCTTTGCAGCCATCGCAGCAAATCCATACTGGCTGACCGTTAGCATCGACTTTTTGAGGTGGTCCCATCACACCGAGCATCTTACCTGAGACAGGACAAACATGCTGTTTCTCTGCTGAAGCTGCGTCTTCAGTAGACAATTTCGAAAGTGCGACGTTCATTTTTTCCATGTCAGTTTGTCCGTTCATACCCTGGTGGCTGTGGTCGACGTGGCCATCGCTTGTAGAAGGAGAGCTTGAGTCAGTTGGTTGAGTACGATCAGAACCACAACCAAATAGGAAAATTGAAATAAATATGACTGACAAGAGACTAAAAGGAACCATGTATTTCATCAAAATCCTCGTATATCTAAGAAACAAAAACCACCATGTCCACATAACGACTTTGCAGCACCTTGTTTTAGATGCACAATCACTACAGTTTCTTCATGAAAATGAAATTCTTTTTCGAGATGATTTACGAATGGAATTTCTGTCAGATCAACGGACCTGACTTATCAGCAAAGATCGGAAGTCTCCTTAGCCTCATATTAATTTGACGAATAATATGAAACAGTACATCAATACTCGTAGTTGTTCTGAGCCAAATGGTATGCTACGCTGCTCTAGAGAAAATACATCTCATCATTAATGATCAGGCATTATCGTGAATTTGCTTAGAATCAGGGTAAGTCAAAGATGCAACCTTTTGTTTCATGCTCATTTTTTGAAATCCCATGAAGAAACTTACTTGCCGTGGCATCTAAAAACACAACAACATCGAAGTATGTTAGCGATGCGACTGAAATTGACGCTGGCCTATTAGAAAGATGTCGTTCAAAAAAACGTAGTGCACAACAGTGCCTCTACGAGTTGTGTCATCGGCAAGTTTACCGGCTCATGGTTCGCACCGTTGGATTACAAGATGCGGGAGATGTAACTCAACAAGTTTTTCTACAATTATTTCGTAAGATTGACCAGTTTGAATCTCAATCGAAGTTCGAAACTTGGCTTTATCGACTTGCCATAAATGAAGGACTTCAACACCTTAGAAAAGGACGTCGTTGGAATTTTCAAAATCTCTCACACGAACCGATGAGCCAACATAATCCCGAATTTGAACGTATAGATCATAAGGAACTATTGGAAGTAGCTCTGTCAAGAATCGAGCCAGAGTTACTTTCAATCTTCGTACTCCGTGAAGTTCAAGGTCTGTCATATCGCGAAATCGCTGAAGTCATGGAAATTCCAGAAGGAACCGTTGGATCACGGCTGAATCGCGCACGACGCGAATTACAGCAGCAACTTGCTGATCTGGGTTGGGAGCCGTAACATGAATTGTTCCGAAGTTCAAGAATTACTTTCCGCCTACTATGATGGCGAGTTAGCAGATGACCAAAGGGACCGCGTGTCGGCACACATCGGCACTTGCACAAAATGTGCAGGAGAACTTACTGGGTTCGAAAAACTCTCGCGAATGGCCAGCGTTCTCAGCGAGCCTGTGCCAACTCAACAAATTTGGAGTCAAATCAATCAGAAATTAGACGAGCAGTCTATCTGCGAAAATCCCATTCTCAAACCAGTTCATAATGATCATCGGCTTTCGTTCTCGGTTCCTAAGTTGTTTGTTTTGGCAGCAACAATCCTCACTGCTGTTGGAATCAGCTGGTTCACTTATCAGTCATGGTTTACTCATGGTAATCATGATCATTTCACAGTAGAGTTCGGTCATTATCTTGACGAATTTGTCCGCGATCCTGATGTGGCTCAACAGATTCTACTTGAGAAGTACGAGAACAAGCTCATTGACCCTAATCGAGCGGTCGAGCAAGTAGGCTACCGGCCATCCGTTGCCAACGGTCTGCCCGCCGAATATACCCTTGAATCAACTCATGTCATCAAGATGCCGTGTTGCACTTGTGTACAATCTATCTGTAAACGAAACGATGGCAGCAAATTGGCTATTTTTGAGCATGACGATAAAGAAACTAAAGAATGGTTCGGGGACAGGCCCAATATTTCAGTCTATTGTAAAGATAAGCAATGCTGTCTGGTTGAATTAGATAAACAAATCGCTGCCAGTTGGAAACAAGGGTCGCGTCACATCACATTGATTGGGGTACAGGACGTTGCTGAAGTCAACGAAATCATTTCATGGTTGAATGAGAAAAAACAGCCCGTTCTGAATTGATGAATCAAATTCGTATATTTCTTAAAAGACAAACAAAGAGAAACACAAACAGACTTGTGAATGTATAAGTTTCGATGGTCAAATCTCAAGCGAAAGAAAGCCTATATCTTATTGGCTATACTATGTTTGAACAGAAAATACCCGTTTGTCATGATGAATAAAGGCCGATTATGAATGATTCATTTCAAGGAAATTGGTGGAGTCGCATCTATGGCAAACATACTGGCAAGTTATGGATAGGGCAGGCAGCCGTTCTACTAATAATCGGCTTCAGCATTGCATGGTCAATGAAAGATAGTTCATCGACGGTCAATTCAGCCAAATCCAGTGAGACTCATACAGAGCACAAAAATGTGTCTCAAATCTGGACATGTTCGATGCACCCCCAGATTCGCCGTGATGGTCCAGGTAAGTGTCCTATCTGCGGTATGGAATTGGTGCCTGTCACGACATCAGCAGGCGGCATACGGACGATTAAAATCAGCCCCACTGCGCGGAAGTTGATGAGAATCGAGACTACACCTGTCGAGCGACGTTATGTTACAGCAGAAATACGTATGGTCGGAAAAGTCGAATATGACGAAACAAAACTCTCATATATCACGGCATGGGTTTCCGGCCGCCTCGACCGGCTGTATGTCGATTTTACTGGTATCGAAGTCAAGAAAGGTGATCATCTAGTCTACATTTATAGCGAAGAGTTATATGCTGCTCAAGAGGAGTTAATTCAGGCATTAAAATACCAACGTGATCGCACTTCCTCTTCCACAAAACTCGTACAACCAATTGATCTTGTCGCATCCGCACGTGAAAAACTACGGCTTCTTGGCTTGTCAGCTTCACAGATCAAAGACATTGAACAGCGTGGTGCCCCGACTGATCATATCACCATTTTCTCGCCGATTGGCGGCGTCATAATCGAAAAGCTGCGGCAAGAAGGAGACCGCGTGCGCACTGGAGATCGAATCTATACTGTTGCTGACTTGAATCAGGTGTGGGTTAAACTCGATGCCTATGAATCTGATTTGGTTTGGCTCCACTACGGGCAAAAAGTGGAATTCACAACTGAAGCATACCCAGGCGAGACTTTTACGGGCCGCATTGCGTTTATTGACCCTGTATTAAACAAGGATACCCGAACCGTCAAAGTACGAGTCAATGTGCCTAACAAGGATGGCAAGCTCAAACCAGAAATGTTTGTACGTGCCGTAGTACGTTCACAACTCGCTTCGGGAGGACGCGTGATAGATGAAGATCTTACGGGTAAGTGGATTAGTCCTATGCATCCTGAAATTGTCAAGGACGAACCTGGAAACTGCGATATCTGTGGCATGCCATTAGTTCGGGCCGAGACATTAGGTGACGTTATGGGCAATCCTGAAAACAAACCGAAACCACTTGTCATTCCAGTATCGGCTGCACTCCTCACTGGTACACGAGCAATTGTATATGTTGAAATTCCTACTGCGAAAGAACCTACATTTGAAGGCCGTGAAATTGTGTTAGGCCCGCGTGCAGGTGCGTACTACCTTGTAAGAAACGGACTAAAGGAAGGAGACCTTGTCGTCACCAACGGTAACTTTAAGCTAGACAGCGCTCTGCAAATTTCCGCCAAGCCGTCAATGATGACACCCGAAGGAGGTGGCGGCGGTGGCGGCGGCGGACATGATCATGGTGGCGCAAAGAGCGAGAAAAAAACGCAGCAGGGTGAAACAGCAGGCCAGCAAATGACGTTGCCTTCCCAGTTCCGTTCACAACTTGACGCAGTATTAAATGCGTTCAATAGTGTCACAACGGCTGTTGAAGAAGCCGATTTGGCAAAAATCCGTGCAGCCTTTGATCAGTTGGGAGTGAAGTTGAGTCAAGTCAACAAAAAACAACTGACAGGCCATGTAGAAATGCTTTGGCGTGAATTTTCAATGTTACTATCAAATGACGTAGTTGAAGGACGTGATGTCGCGTCGTTGCAAGATTCTGATCGGATTTATCTTCAACTAAAACGACACATTCAGCGAGCTCGCGAGCAATTTGGTCTGACCCACAGCAACCATCAGCAAGCGATCATCAAGATCGACGTGCCTATCGAGTTTCAGAATCAATTGTTGCCATTGTTAGACACTTACTTTGCACTAGCGAATTCCCTGGCATCGGATAACGAAAAACTTGCATTGGCAACAGGTCCTAAGTTGCGTCAGGTACTCGGTACGATCCAAACATCGCATCTGAATGAGAAAGCATTAACAGTTTGGCAGAAAGAATTTGGCAATCTCAGCAAGATTACAGATCAAGTCATCGAGGCTAAAGACATTAAATCGATGAGAGAAGCGTTCACTTTACTTTCAGAAGAAATCTTGGTCGTTATAAAGACGTTTGAAGTAGGAAATAATCGGCCTCTCTACGAACTGCATTGTCCGATGGCATTCAAGGGGCGTGGAGCGATTTGGCTCCAGAATAATGACCAGATCAGAAATCCCTATTTCGGAGCCACAATGCTCAAGTGTGCGGATCG is a window from the Gimesia benthica genome containing:
- a CDS encoding recombinase family protein, with the protein product MRSGNTLLVWKLGCLRRPLRYLATMIEELKEREIGFRSIIVGIIDTTTPSGELIFHVFSALDQFEQRLIQETTKTGLAAGDDDTATSNAAQAVTGNQRTWNANRHKFRCPRALLLAS
- a CDS encoding RNA polymerase sigma factor, coding for MASKNTTTSKYVSDATEIDAGLLERCRSKKRSAQQCLYELCHRQVYRLMVRTVGLQDAGDVTQQVFLQLFRKIDQFESQSKFETWLYRLAINEGLQHLRKGRRWNFQNLSHEPMSQHNPEFERIDHKELLEVALSRIEPELLSIFVLREVQGLSYREIAEVMEIPEGTVGSRLNRARRELQQQLADLGWEP
- a CDS encoding zf-HC2 domain-containing protein; translated protein: MNCSEVQELLSAYYDGELADDQRDRVSAHIGTCTKCAGELTGFEKLSRMASVLSEPVPTQQIWSQINQKLDEQSICENPILKPVHNDHRLSFSVPKLFVLAATILTAVGISWFTYQSWFTHGNHDHFTVEFGHYLDEFVRDPDVAQQILLEKYENKLIDPNRAVEQVGYRPSVANGLPAEYTLESTHVIKMPCCTCVQSICKRNDGSKLAIFEHDDKETKEWFGDRPNISVYCKDKQCCLVELDKQIAASWKQGSRHITLIGVQDVAEVNEIISWLNEKKQPVLN
- a CDS encoding efflux RND transporter periplasmic adaptor subunit — its product is MNDSFQGNWWSRIYGKHTGKLWIGQAAVLLIIGFSIAWSMKDSSSTVNSAKSSETHTEHKNVSQIWTCSMHPQIRRDGPGKCPICGMELVPVTTSAGGIRTIKISPTARKLMRIETTPVERRYVTAEIRMVGKVEYDETKLSYITAWVSGRLDRLYVDFTGIEVKKGDHLVYIYSEELYAAQEELIQALKYQRDRTSSSTKLVQPIDLVASAREKLRLLGLSASQIKDIEQRGAPTDHITIFSPIGGVIIEKLRQEGDRVRTGDRIYTVADLNQVWVKLDAYESDLVWLHYGQKVEFTTEAYPGETFTGRIAFIDPVLNKDTRTVKVRVNVPNKDGKLKPEMFVRAVVRSQLASGGRVIDEDLTGKWISPMHPEIVKDEPGNCDICGMPLVRAETLGDVMGNPENKPKPLVIPVSAALLTGTRAIVYVEIPTAKEPTFEGREIVLGPRAGAYYLVRNGLKEGDLVVTNGNFKLDSALQISAKPSMMTPEGGGGGGGGGHDHGGAKSEKKTQQGETAGQQMTLPSQFRSQLDAVLNAFNSVTTAVEEADLAKIRAAFDQLGVKLSQVNKKQLTGHVEMLWREFSMLLSNDVVEGRDVASLQDSDRIYLQLKRHIQRAREQFGLTHSNHQQAIIKIDVPIEFQNQLLPLLDTYFALANSLASDNEKLALATGPKLRQVLGTIQTSHLNEKALTVWQKEFGNLSKITDQVIEAKDIKSMREAFTLLSEEILVVIKTFEVGNNRPLYELHCPMAFKGRGAIWLQNNDQIRNPYFGATMLKCADRVNLISFDKEKQGAHTNHKGHSH